The proteins below are encoded in one region of Gopherus flavomarginatus isolate rGopFla2 chromosome 12, rGopFla2.mat.asm, whole genome shotgun sequence:
- the LOC127033204 gene encoding olfactory receptor 6B1-like, translated as MADTARRNQTAIMEFILLGFGDLPELKILLFLMFLVIYITTMAGNILIIALVVTDQHLHIPMYFFLGNLSCLETCYISTILPRLLASLLTALIKLSCSDTHLIILLDFILAFLFTYPPFLLTITSYVCVIATILRIPSTTGRQKAFSTCSSHLIVVTIFYGTIMIVYMLPKRETLRDLKKVFSLCYTVLTPLVNPLIYSLRNREVKEALCKAVSKCGFHKNMQGF; from the exons ATGGCAGACACAGCCAGGAGAAATCAAACGGCCATCATGGAATTTATCCTCCTGGGATTTGGGGATCTCCCTGAACTGaaaattcttctcttcctgatGTTCCTAGTGATCTACATCACAACTATGGCCGGGAACATCCTGATCATTGCACTAGTTGtgactgatcagcaccttcacatccccatgtacttcttcctggggaacttgtcatgcttggagacctgctacatcTCAACCATCCTGCCCAGGTTGCTGGCCAGTCTCCTAACTG CATTGAtaaaactctcctgcagtgacacacaCCTGATCATATTGCTAGATTTCATTCTAGCCTTTTTATTCACTTATCCTCCATTCCTACTAACCATAACATCCTATGTGTGTGTCATtgccaccatcctgagaatcccttctACTACCGGGAGGCAGAAggcattttccacctgctcctctcacctcatcgtggtgacaattttctatggcACAATAATGATTGTCTACATGCTACCGAAACGTGAAACACTCAGAGACCtgaaaaaagtgttttctctttgctacacagtcctgactcccctggtaaaccccctcatctacagcctgagaaacagagaggtcaaggaagcCTTATGCAAGGCAGTCAGTAAATGTGGCTTTCACAAAAACATGCAGGGTTTCTGA